AACGCGACGCTGCAGCAGATCGCGGAGCTCACGGCATCCGGGTGCGAGATCGTGCGGGTCGCCGTGCCGTCGCAGGACGACGCCGACGTGCTCCACATCATCGCGAAGAAGAGTCAGATCCCCGTGATCGCCGACATCCACTTCCAGCCGAAGTACGTCTTCCAGGCGATCGATGCGGGCTGTGCCGCGGTGCGCGTGAACCCGGGCAACATCCGCAAGTTCGACGACCAGGTGGGGGCCATCGCGAAGGCCGCGAAGGATGCCGGTGTGTCCCTCCGCATCGGCGTGAATGCCGGTTCGCTCGACCGGCGGCTGCTCGAGAAGTACGGCAAAGCGACGCCGGAGGCGCTCATGGAGAGCGCCGTCTGGGAGGCGTCGCTGTTCGAGGAGCACGACTTCCACGACTTCAAGATCTCGGTCAAGCACAACGATCCCGTCGTCATGGTGAAGGCCTACCGTCTGCTGGCCGAGCGGGGCGATTGGCCCCTGCACCTCGGCGTGACCGAGGCCGGTCCCGCCTTCCAGGGCACCATCAAGTCGGCGACGGCTTTCGGCATCCTGTTGTCCGAGGGCATCGGCGACACGATCCGGGTGTCCCTGTCGGCGCCCCCGGCGGAAGAAGTGAAGGTCGGCCACCAGATCCTGCAGTCGCTGAACCTGCGCGAACGCAAGCTCGAGATCGTCTCGTGCCCGTCGTGCGGGCGCGCGCAGGTCGACGTCTACACGCTGGCCAACGACGTCACCGAGGGGCTCAAGGACATGACGGTCCCGCTTCGCGTCGCCGTCATGGGCTGCGTCGTCAACGGTCCGGGAGAGGCGCGCGAGGCCGACCTGGGTGTGGCGAGCGGCAACGGCAAGGGCCAGATCTTCGTCAAGGGCGAAGTCATCAAGACCGTTCCCGAGGCCGACATCGTCGCGACCCTCATCGAAGAGGCCAACCGCATCGCCGACGAGATGGGCCCCGACGCCCCGCTCGGCACGGCGCAGGTCGTCACCACCTGATCAGACGCGCATCGCCTCGACCGGTTCGGGCACGGCGCCCGACGGGATGCCATCCAGCGCCTGCGCGAGATCGTCGATGAGATCGTCGACGTGCTCCAGCCCGATCGAGAAGCGCAGGATGCTGGCATCCGGCTTGGCCTCGGACGCTACCGGGCGGTGCGTCAGCGCAGCAGGATGCTGGACCAGTGAGTCCACGCCGCCCAGGGAGACCGCGTGCGAGAACACGCGCAGGACCGATGCGACGCGCGCGGCCGCGTCGTACCCGCCGCGCAGCCGCACGGCGAGCATCGCGCCACCGCCGCGCATCTGCGACCCGATCAGCGGGCTCCCCGACAGCCCCGGATAGAACACGTCGGCGACGGCCGGATGGGTCTGCAGCCACGAGGCGATCGTCGCGGCGGTCTGCTGCTGCGCGCGGACACGCAGCGGCAGGGTGGGCATGCCTCGGTGCAGGAGGTAGGCGGCGAGCGGATGGAGGATCGCCCCCGTGATTGCGCGGACGGGGCGCAGCGCCTCCGCCGTCTTCTCGTCGCAGGCGATGACCCCGCCGATGACATCGCCGTGCCCACCCAGGTACTTGGTCGCGCTGTGGAGCGACATCGCCGCTCCGTGTGCGAGCGGGTTCTGGAGCACGGGCGTGGCGAACGTGTTGTCCACGAGGACGGGCACGCTGCCCGCCTGCGTGACGACGTCGGCGATGTCGACGAGGTCCAGGGTGGGGTTGGCCGGGGTCTCCACGACGACCAGGCCGGTATCGGGGCGGAGCGAGGACGAGATCTCGGAGGCTTCGCAGTAGCTCACCTCGGTGCCGAGGAGTCCGCTTGCGAGCAGGTGGTCCGTGCCGCCGTAGAGCGGACGGACGGCCAGCACGTGGGGCCGTGCTCGCGAGGTCGTGTGTGCCAGCAGCGCGGCGGTCATCGCGGCCATCCCCGAGGAGAACGCCACGGCCGCTTCTGCTCCCTCGAGGCGCGCGAGCGCCTCTTCGAACCGCGCGACGGTCGGGTTCCACAGGCGCGCGTAGACGTTGCTGCCGCCCGGGAGCGGCGTGCCGCCGGTGGCCAGCGCTTCGTACGAGTCACCGCCGAGTTCGACGTCGGGCAGCGGGTAGGTCGTTGACAGATCGATCGGGGGAGCGTGGACCCCGATCTCGGTGAGGTCGTCTCGACCGGCGTGGACGGCGATGGTGTCGGTGTGGGGAGCGCGGGTCATGCGACGAAGTGTTGTCGATATCACCGAGGATTGCGATAGAGGCTGTTGAGGATCGGCATCCTGGCACCGCGGATTACGATGTCGACAAGAATCCGTGATGAGGAGGGTCCTCCCTTGGCCGAACCGCAACCGCGCGCATCCGCGCTCGATGCCCTCGATCTGCGCCTGCTTGCGGCCGTCGTCGCCCATCCGGCACGATCCAACCGCGCGCTGGCCGACGACCTCGGCATCCCGGAGTCCACCGCGGCGTACCGACTGCGCATGCTGCGCTCACGCGGCGTGCTGGGCGGTCTGCGCGTCGAGGTCGACGCTCCGAGTCTCGGACTGCCGCTGCAGGCCGTCATCCGGGTGCGACTCGGACGTCACACGCGAGAAGGCGTGGAGAGCCTCTTCGATGCGCTCGTGCGCACGCCCGGAGCGATCGAGGTGTTCCACGTGGCCGGCGAGGACGACTTCCTCGTCCATGTCGCCGTCGAGGATGCCGCGGCCCTCCGCGACGTCGTGCTCCAGCACATCACGGTGCATCCCATCGTGCGGACGACGGAGACCAATCTCGTCTTCGAACGTCGGGACGGCGTGGGTCCGCTCGCCCGTGTCTCGTCGGAAGGTCAGCTCCAGAGCGAGTGATACGCGTTGATCGCCGGCTGTCCGCCGAGGTGGGCGTAGAGCACGGTCGAGTCCTTCGGGATGTCGCCTGAGCCCACGAGATCGATGAGACCCGCGAGCGACTTCCCCTCGTAGACGGGGTCGGTGATCATCGCCTCCAGCTGGGCTCCGAGGGCCATGGCATCCATCGTCGACTCGACCGGCAGGCCGTAGAGCTCGCCTGCCCAGCCCTCGAGCACCTGGATCTCATCGTCGCGTAGGTCGCGGCCGAGCTCGATCAGTTCTGCCGTGTTCCGCGCGATGCGGGCGACCTGGGCGCGGGTCTTCTCCAGCGTCGCCGACGCGTCGATGCCGATCACGCGACGCTTCACCCCGGTCAGGTCTTCGAGTGCCGCGAAACCCGCGATCATGCCGGCGTGGGTGGAGCCGGTCACCGTGCAGACGACGATCGTGTCGAAGAAGACGCTGAGCGACTTCTCCTGCTCCGCCACTTCAAACGCCCAGTTGGCGAATCCGAGCCCGCCCAGTCGGTGCTCCGAGGCGCCCGCGGGGATCGGGTAGGGGGTGCCACCAGAAGCCTCCACCTCCGCGAGGGCGTCTTTCCACGAGTCGCGGATGCCGATGTCGAACCCCGCGTCGTCGAGCCGCGAGTCGGCTCCCATCATGCGCGACAGCAGGATGTTGCCGACCTTGTCGTTGGTGGGGTCGTCCCACGGCACCCACTTCTCCTGGACGAGGCGTGCCTTCAAGCCCAGGTGGGCCGCGACGGCGGCGACCTGGCGGGTGTGGTTGGACTGATAGCCGCCGATGGAGACGAGCGTGTCGGCGCCGGAGGCGAGGACGTCCGGCACGATGTACTCCAGCTTCCGCACCTTGTTCCCACCGTAGGCCAGTCCGCTGGAGACGTCCTCGCGCTTGGCCCACACCTGCGCCCCGCCCAGGTGCTGCGTCAGCCGCTTCAGATGCTGCAGAGGGCTCGGGCCGAAGGTGAGCGGGTAGCGGGGGAACTCGGCGAGCTTCATGGGGTGATCCATTCGTCGGTGGGGCGTGGGGTGGTCTCGAGGGTGAGGGTCTGCCAGGTCTGTTCGGCGAGGCGCGCTGCGCCGTCGGCGTCGCCCGCTTCGCACAGTTCGATCAGTCGGTCGTGGCGTGCGATCGACTCGGCGCCCTCGACCGAGGCGAAACGGAGCCGTTCCGCACGTCGCAGCACCGGCTCGTACTGTGCGAGCACCGCGCGGGCGGCCGCGTTGCCCCCGGCGTCGACGGCGATCGAGTGGAAGCGTTCGTCGGCCTCCAGCGCCGCCTCGACGTCGCCGCGGCGTTGCGCGTCGGCGAACGCGGCGTTGGCCGAGCGCATCGCGGCGAGGTCTTCGGTGGTGAGGCGCGTGACGGCATCCCGCACGACGAGCGCGTGCATCGCCGCGACGACCGCCTGCGCGTCGCGGACGCTCGACGAATCGAGCGGAGCGACCACGGTCGACCGCCCCGGCGTGGCGCGCACGAGCCCGGCGCGAGCCAGCTCGAGGAGCGCCTCCCGCACGGGCGTGCGGCTCACGCCCAGCCAGGCAGCGATCTCGGAGTCGCGCAGCTGCTCGTCGGGCGCGAGCGTGCCGTCGACGATCGCCTCGCGCAGATGGCTGAGCACGTCGTCGCGCAACAGCGGACGCGGCGGCAGCTGGTGTGAGGGGATCGGCACGATATGCAATATATCGCATCGAGACGAGCGGTCACCGGGTCGGCAGCCGCACTCAGTGCAGGGC
This genomic window from Candidatus Microbacterium phytovorans contains:
- the ispG gene encoding flavodoxin-dependent (E)-4-hydroxy-3-methylbut-2-enyl-diphosphate synthase, with protein sequence MPRVPDVLAPRRKSRQIKVGKVLVGGDAPVSVQSMTTTPTTDINATLQQIAELTASGCEIVRVAVPSQDDADVLHIIAKKSQIPVIADIHFQPKYVFQAIDAGCAAVRVNPGNIRKFDDQVGAIAKAAKDAGVSLRIGVNAGSLDRRLLEKYGKATPEALMESAVWEASLFEEHDFHDFKISVKHNDPVVMVKAYRLLAERGDWPLHLGVTEAGPAFQGTIKSATAFGILLSEGIGDTIRVSLSAPPAEEVKVGHQILQSLNLRERKLEIVSCPSCGRAQVDVYTLANDVTEGLKDMTVPLRVAVMGCVVNGPGEAREADLGVASGNGKGQIFVKGEVIKTVPEADIVATLIEEANRIADEMGPDAPLGTAQVVTT
- a CDS encoding GntR family transcriptional regulator gives rise to the protein MPIPSHQLPPRPLLRDDVLSHLREAIVDGTLAPDEQLRDSEIAAWLGVSRTPVREALLELARAGLVRATPGRSTVVAPLDSSSVRDAQAVVAAMHALVVRDAVTRLTTEDLAAMRSANAAFADAQRRGDVEAALEADERFHSIAVDAGGNAAARAVLAQYEPVLRRAERLRFASVEGAESIARHDRLIELCEAGDADGAARLAEQTWQTLTLETTPRPTDEWITP
- a CDS encoding 1-aminocyclopropane-1-carboxylate deaminase, with the translated sequence MKLAEFPRYPLTFGPSPLQHLKRLTQHLGGAQVWAKREDVSSGLAYGGNKVRKLEYIVPDVLASGADTLVSIGGYQSNHTRQVAAVAAHLGLKARLVQEKWVPWDDPTNDKVGNILLSRMMGADSRLDDAGFDIGIRDSWKDALAEVEASGGTPYPIPAGASEHRLGGLGFANWAFEVAEQEKSLSVFFDTIVVCTVTGSTHAGMIAGFAALEDLTGVKRRVIGIDASATLEKTRAQVARIARNTAELIELGRDLRDDEIQVLEGWAGELYGLPVESTMDAMALGAQLEAMITDPVYEGKSLAGLIDLVGSGDIPKDSTVLYAHLGGQPAINAYHSLWS
- a CDS encoding aminotransferase class I/II-fold pyridoxal phosphate-dependent enzyme, whose amino-acid sequence is MTRAPHTDTIAVHAGRDDLTEIGVHAPPIDLSTTYPLPDVELGGDSYEALATGGTPLPGGSNVYARLWNPTVARFEEALARLEGAEAAVAFSSGMAAMTAALLAHTTSRARPHVLAVRPLYGGTDHLLASGLLGTEVSYCEASEISSSLRPDTGLVVVETPANPTLDLVDIADVVTQAGSVPVLVDNTFATPVLQNPLAHGAAMSLHSATKYLGGHGDVIGGVIACDEKTAEALRPVRAITGAILHPLAAYLLHRGMPTLPLRVRAQQQTAATIASWLQTHPAVADVFYPGLSGSPLIGSQMRGGGAMLAVRLRGGYDAAARVASVLRVFSHAVSLGGVDSLVQHPAALTHRPVASEAKPDASILRFSIGLEHVDDLIDDLAQALDGIPSGAVPEPVEAMRV
- a CDS encoding Lrp/AsnC family transcriptional regulator, translating into MAEPQPRASALDALDLRLLAAVVAHPARSNRALADDLGIPESTAAYRLRMLRSRGVLGGLRVEVDAPSLGLPLQAVIRVRLGRHTREGVESLFDALVRTPGAIEVFHVAGEDDFLVHVAVEDAAALRDVVLQHITVHPIVRTTETNLVFERRDGVGPLARVSSEGQLQSE